CGGGAAACTATTTAATTGGCGACATGGAGAGGATTTAacaattcttttttatttaattttcaggCATTTAGATTTTACTCGTATCTTTGAGTCCTTGTCTCAGCCTCCGACCTACCGATATTCATTCAATCTATCGCGGCTGAAAAAACAAACAAGTGAAAAAACACAAGCCCAACTCCTACCGCAATTCCGGAAACAAAACgattctctcctttttttttttctccccaCCGCCACCGCCGCCGTCTCGTCTCGTCTCGTCGCGCCACCGACGCCCTGGATTATTGAGGAACTAGATCAAGCCCTCCGTCTAGATCCGCTGGACGTCCCCTTTTCGCTTCACCAAGACTCGGATCCCCGGGATTTGGATTCGCCCAACCCGCTGATCGACTCTGTGTTTGAACCGAAGAGAGTTGGAGCGAGAGGAAGGTCGCGCCCTTCGTTGGAGCATGGCCGCCTCCGTTGGCTCTCAGCACCGATGCGTCTTCGGTCGGTTTGATTGACCATGAAGCTCATCTATCTTTGATAAAATTTCGCCCTATTAAACCTATTTTCTTAAATATTTCAAGAActccggttcttggacttacttTTTCACTTCATCTCGCTTTGCTTTGTACCTTTCGATGACTATTGAAATTATTGCCTTTTAAGACCTTCTATCTTCGATATGTTTACAAGCTAGTTTCGTAGCGTATTTCTTCTTGTGCCAACGTTGGATGTGTTTTGGAATTGTCGCAGTTGGGAATATTCCGTATGATGCCACGGAGGAACAGCTTATCCAGATATGTGAGGAAGTCGGCCCTGTGGCGTCTTTCAGGTTGTTAGTCATGTAAAACTTAATAATCTTACTGTTTTTGGATGTGCGTTTTTCTTCTGAAATTTGATATTTCTTTCTGTCATTTCCTTTGATCTTCTCTCTGTTCTCTTGATCGGTTGGCTGACTATGAAAACTTAGTTTTTGAGatgttgcaatttttttttacagTCATCTTAGCATCCTTCTCAATGCCTGTATTGTTGATTCTATGATGtcaaaagaaattaagaaaattgaATATCTAAGTTGATGTTGAGTTGTTAACTATACCCCTGAAAAAATAGCAAATATTGGGTTGTTATATGACTTTTCATCTTGTTGTTCAGTTTTTTTAATGGGAGTTCCATTACCATCATCATGGAAATTTTTGTGATGCTTACACTGTTAGTGCCTGTGGTTTGAAGAATCGCTTGATCCTGCTGGGTGAGTTAGTTTACTTAACCTTAGTGATTGGATGAGAAAAATGGTTTGATTTAGACAAGCGTGCAGGGTCAGAAGAGTTGAATCTAAGGGGATGAAGTGTAACAACTTTCTAACTTTGATTTAATGTAATTGTTTTATGTAGTTACATGGGTTGGTGAAGGTTTGCAGTACTTTTGGTTGTAATCCTTGATGCTATAATTTGATGTTCAAAACTCCTTGACCGTGTCTTTCATGATTATGAttatttgttaaatttaattCCATTTCCATGCCATAGGTTTTATTTCCCTTCACTTGGACTAGCTTCTTATCTATGTAGGTAATAACCTGCCATTGTACCCTGCTTAATAGCAATAAGTTACACTGATGCAGGTTAGTCTTTGATAGAGAAACTGGGAAGCCTAAAGGATATGGCTTTTGTGAATATAAGGATGAAGAGACAGCTCTCAGTGCTCGGCGAAATCTCCAAGGCTATGAGATAAATGGTCGTCAGTTAAGAGTTGATTTTGCTGAAAATGATAAAAATGCTGACCGAAGTAGAGAACAGGTCAACACACTCTATCTGGTTGCATTCTAGAAGCATTCAATTCTCCTGCAGAATTGTTCTTATTTGTGTGAAGTAGTAGGCTTTTTGGTGCATGTATTATTGATGTCACCACGTCATGAATGTATTTTTGTTTCATCATATATGTCTTCTGGTGACAAATGTATGCTTCTGATCATTTTTCTTTAGCAAGTCATTTTAGCATGTGGCTTCATCGCCAACACTTCTTTTTTTGTTTGATTTGCAATTCTGTTTTCAATGTTTcagtttgaaagatatttttatgCTACCTTTCTAATGAAGGTCATACAGCCACAAATTTAACTTGTTATTACAAACAAGGCCAAAGATGCATATTTATACAACTATTTTCTATAATGCACATATTAAGAATTGTCCATAAAAATACTTGAAATCTGGTTTGCCTAACAACCTTTTCATACATTTTTAGATTGATATTCATGGAGTTTTGGTTTGCAGGGTCGTGGTGGACCAGGGTTGGCATCAAGCGCAGGTTGCCtttctcaatttttcattttcatttgtttttttgATGTTCCTTTCATCTGTTTCTTCTAGTATCTTAAACAATTTGTCTGTTGACATATGATTTAATTTCCACAGATGTTCAAAAACAACCTGCTGGAGCCCCTAATTTGAGTGATTCATTGCATCAACCAATTGGCTTCCCTTCAGCTGCAACTGCTGGCAATGTCATGTCATCAGCTTTAAGTGGTGCTCAGACTTCCAACGCACAAAATGTGTTACTTAGTCAATCTGGAATGGGAAATGATCCCTTGACTCACTATCTGTCTAGACTTTCTAGACAACAATTGCTAGAGATTATGTCGGAAATGAAGGTTATTCCTTCTCTATCTTCTCtttatttcatatatttttatgcACAGAATAATGTTATGTTTTTTTAATATGATGACAGACCTTGACTACTCGATGCAAGCCACTAGTGCGACAATTTCTACAATCAAGCCCTCAATTAACAAAAGCTCTCTTTCAGGTTATTTTTTTACACAGTTGAACTTCATAAGAGTTATTGCATTTTCAAGTACCGATCTCTATTTATTAATCTgttgtaaaataaaatttacaacaATTCATATTGAATCAAGCTGACTTATCATGGTTCTTGAAATTCTGATTCACATGAACAAATAGTATCATTTTACATGTAAATTGTAAATGTATCGTGTGACATTATCTGTGAATTGTATGGTTCTAACAACTACATGTAGTTATCACCTATTATGTAGTTTTTTCTTATGTAATTTTTCTGAATCTATAATTTGGTGCTGTATTTGTCATGCAGGCACAGATAATGCTAGGCATGGTTACACCTCAGACGGTATGTCTTATATACTTTGCATTGTCAATATGTTTATGCAAACATCAAATGCATATTACTGATATTGATTGATGCAGATTGCTGGTATTGGACAGACTTCTTCACAGGCACTAAGTGGACAGTTGTCCAAGGGATCTGAAAATCAGCTTCCCGTTACATCACACACTCCTGGAAACCTCCAACAGGCTTTATTACCTCTTCAACAAATACATGTTCAACCTCAATATCAGCTACCACCATTGCCTCAAAACCAAGTATTAGTGGCCAATGCAGCAGATAAAACTGGAGTCATTGCAGTACCATCAAGATGGCCTCAATCTATTGGCAGTGTTCCAGTCCAACCTCAGCAAATATTGCAGAGGCACCCCCCTCTTCCCCAATTGCCAGTGCCCACTGCTGTTGCAAGTCTAGCTCATAACACTCCTCTAGCCCTTCCAAATATGCATCTGCAACAGTCAAACTTATCACATCTTACTTCTCAGGTTTGAATTTCATTAAATAATGTATTGTTCATTTCCTTGATTGTAGGCTCTAGAGATCAATCTAGTACTATAACTAAGGTTATCTCATTGGATCAGTAAGATTTCTCTGTCTCTGCTAGTTTTGTGCCATCTGGGGCTTTAGGTTGAGTTTCTCCCAGTCTTTGATTGTGGCAAAATTTCCTCTGTCTGTCTCAGTCCATCATCTTTCTCCATTAGCCAGGAGTTCGAGTCATGGAAGTTTGATATAGGAATAATAAAAACTGTTCAGTTCTCTCtgtatgttgttttttttttgttgggtTCTGCATATTGTAATTTGTCAGTTACAAAATCTACAATGTTGCTGAATGAGGATCTTGACCTAATGAAAATTTGATGTATGAAAAATGTAGTAGTTTTACATTTCAAGTAATCTTTATGCATTGTGCTATAATTGTGTGACTTGTACTCTTGGATATGCTGACAATATCCCTGTTCATTTGGTAGCCTGGCTCCTCGAGTGGTCCAGTGCAAGTTTCAACATCATCTGGTGTACAGGCTTCTACCTGGCCTTCTGCATTGAAAAAACGAGGTTTAGATGTGGGGTTAGCAGATCAAACCCGAATGTCAGGCAATTTGTCAGAACAAAATACTTATCCCGTAAAGTTCCAAAAGTTAGAGGATCAAACTGGTGCCACCCAAAAAGTTAGTAATCCTGCAGTTAATTCTGCTTCACTTCAAAAACTTGGCACTAGCGCTGCAACTAGGAGCCAGGTCACACCAGATATAGTCCATTCACAGAAACCAACGCTTCAGGTACTACTTTCTCCTAAATATCTCGCCAACCAAGATGTACATTCGGTTATTTTTCCACCACCCTAGTTTTTTGTTTGGTCATTTGTTTTATATCTACTTATAAGTTAGAACTTTCAAATGTTCATTTGAAATGTGGCAATTAGTTTCGTTACTAAAAGGAGTGTACGACTACTCATGCTACAGAATCTTGTATGTCTTTGTACAGATACACCTTTCTACtctaacttaatttaaattttctttggcCTGTATGACCAGAATCTTGTATGTCTTTGTTGTGGAACTATTATTGTAGCTAGCCCTGCAACAATTTGTAATTATCCATCTCCAAATGGGTCAATCTTAACTCTTCGGCCTTAAAAGCTATAATTTTTTTCACATAGTTGATCTCAAGTTCTAATTCCACTGAAGCTCATGCTAAATTATGGTAATGCTTTGTTTTTGAAAGtcaatctaattaaattaaatttcataacTGCTTGAGATGGATTTATAATTATAGGGTTAATATAAGTCCTTGCCTCATGTTTTATTTGTTTGGCTTTGCATTGTAAAAAAATTTGGTGCTCATTAGAATTGCTTGGTGTGTTCCACAATTACACGGGCTTCACTTGACATTGTCGATGGGGAACAAGGTTACTTCTGTTGTCGCGATTGAGAAATACTTATATTTCATATTAGTTATACGTGTTGGTTAAAAGAGTTTCCATCTTGTATGGTCTTGTTCCATTTTCTGACTGGTGATaatgttctttttttttcaacTCACACTAAGCACCtttattttcatcttttgcaGCTTTCGTCCGATGTAGAATCTGCTTTATTGCAGCAAGTACTTAGTCTAACACCAGAACAGCTGAGTTCGTTATCTCTAGAGCAGCAACAACAAGTTATTCATCTCCAAAAGATGTTATCTCACAAATAGTGcacaagaaggaaaaaaaaaatcaatcaacaTATCTTGTTCCGTGTTATTGGTGATGATGATTCTTCGATTTGTATTGTGTTGAAGAGGAAAACATAAGGATCTGCCACCACCTTCAAGTGAAAGGATTTACTTCCTTAACAGCCATGTAACAATAGTTCTTAGATTCATTTGGTCAAGTGTTTTTGAGCCACTTGTGTTTTAAAAATGTTTAGAAGATAATGAAAAAGCCATTCTTTCATGATGCTGGGTATAGTCTAACAATTTTGTTTAGACTCAGATATGTTCTATTGCGGCCCACAGGAAATTGCTGGGATATTAGGAACTTCATTCACTTTTGAGTTTAGATATATTAAAAACTTATTAACAGGAGGATTTGATTTCCTCGATGTCTGTCACCTAGTCACTTGCTATCAAATTTCTATAACCCTGTGATTATATTGTAAAATTTTGTAATAAATTCAGGAGGAAATGTCAGGAAAAGATGACTGGAAAAATATATAACAGAAGCATATTACCactcaaaaataaaagaaaaaaaatagtaggGTATGAGTAATAAAatataatctaatattatttaattctatttaGAGGGTTTAGTGTATAATCTAGTTTAACATTATCCTGGTTCAATATTAGGTACCTTTGTTGACTTTGTATGTATATTAGGGACTTCATTCACTTTTGAGTTTAGATATATTAAAAACTTATTAACAGGAGGATTTGATTTCCTCGATGTCTGTCAGTGACCTAGTCACTTGCTATAAAATCTCTATAACCATGTAATTATATTGTAAAATTTTGTAATGAATTCAGGAGGAAATGTCGGGAAAAGATGATTGGAAAAATATATAACACAAGCGTATTgcaactcaaaaataaaaaaataagtaggAAGCATATCTCTCGATTACAATGGCGTCCATGCCACAAGTTCAGTTCAAAATGAAAATCATCTAACAAGTTCaatccaaaatatcatgcatctAACAAGTTTTGTCCAAAATAATAGCATGTCCAAAAGCATATCAAAATATAAGTATCaacaacttaatttaaatatCTAATTCATTTTTGAAAGTCAAAGCTTGATTTATATGGATTAATAATATCTTCTAAATGTCTTTGGCAATGCGAAGAAGTTGCCAACTAGTGTTCATTCTTGAGAATGTACTTCCCGACATCCATAATTTATTACTAAGAGaaatcaaaaagtttcattaacttATCATATATTCTTATTATATATTCTTATTTTTCTATCACTGCTTTGGTATGTTTCTTAAAGTAAGTGGAAATCCCCTTTATCTTCTCATTAGCCTTCGTAACAGAGTAACATACTTGTGAATCTCTCCCACCAAGTCACCTAGAGCATCATCGACTTCCCTTTTTTCTTTCTGGTGATTGGCTTCCTGCTTGATAGACACACTGATGAATATGGAGTCTCTATCTTAGATTTCCTTATTTCATCTCTGATAGATTTTTCATCTTTGTGACTTTCAGCCTGTTCATCTATTTCACACTCAGACATGTCAACATCTTCATCACATAAATTTACCTCTTCTATTGCATAAACTGAAGGTTTAGCACCAGCTCCTATGGCACGATCTTTCCCCCACACAGACATCAATTCATCAAGGTGGGGAACTCTTAGTTCCTTAAACCAATAGCGATCAAATGACTATATATTAAAAACATATCATTAGCAAAAAGACTCACAATCTTCAAAGAACTGAAAAACCACAAAAATAGAAAAAGTCACCTGATCCTGTCCAAAAGCTGGCGAATGGAAAGCTGGGATGTGACGACTTCGTTGACCAGATGTGGAATCTACTCTGCTTTGCAAAAAAAAatgacgtcagtgccgagccaaggaaggggtcctcggcgttggccctcccacgctcaagttagtcaccggaATGTGGAGAAGAAGTGAAACAGTAGAATTATGCGCCAACCTTAAATCACGCGTACCTTCGCTGGTGATGACCCCCCTATATAGAGCTCTGGTGGGCAACGTACACGCTCCTCGTGGGCACGTTCTCCGATATGTTCATGGCCACGCCCTCCAACATGTTCATGGCCACGTTCTCCAACATGTTGGCGGTAACGTCCTCCACtatgtcctatgaaaggatgTCGATAGAACCACCGTCCTGCTGCTTGGCCAagcgggtagccgctcggccgggagtccTCTACTCTGTTAACTTCAGTTGTCATTCCATACAGTGTCTATGTAGTAGTAACCTGCCTTCCTCCGTTCGGACAAAATGATCCGGTCTCCCTCAGCGTCTCGATAATATGACTTGAGCGCCTGCCTATGGTATTCTCCCAAGTCGGAAGGCTTGCCCGCTCGGACATGCCCTCCGCCGATCGAGCCCTACCTGTCCCGATCGGCCATTGCATTTATCCTCCATTCGGCTCTTTGACACTTGGGCGTTGAccatcttaactttgacctccactcTCACAGTTGCCCCTGTGCCAAGTGGGCCTCCTCCTATCGCTGCATCATCACCCTAACCCAATCATCAAAGACATCCTTTGTTGTAGTGATACACTTCTCAACATCGTTCCACCCAAATCAACTGCTATGTTACTGTCTGTTCAGTAACTTGTACCTTAACTTgatattgtaggatcgaaaactCATGATCATTcttatgtgttttcaatgtgagactatatttgtaaccttgcaaccccaacaatctccccctcaaacaaaggaccacaggcttccaatctccccctcaaacaaaggaccacaggcttcccacgttcgatcctcgacccaccaggtcttcctgcccctcggtccacccgacctactaggacttcctgtctggtgtctggtcctcttgatccgaacataggagcgttctttgttcgagatcaatattgtacccacatggctcaatcaaaccatagctcttgtgcacgtcgacggttaaaccttctggcagtccaggctctgataccaattgtaggatcgaaaagaatttagatatctccacaattacatgatattgtccactttaattctaagccctcatggttttgctcttgggctctacccaaaaggccttatgccaatggagatatctttcccttataaactcatgatcatTCTCATgcgttttcaatgtgggactatgtttgcaaccttgcaactccaacagATATAAGGGTAGCCTTCATATTGTTTGATGACACTTTAGCAGTCATGAGTTTCTTCAAATGCAGCAAGTACCCAATTCTAAAATCATTCTTGCTTTTTCAATCTTTGCTTGATCGGTACTATGAGTTTTTCTTTTAACCTTCATTGGCATTGAACTTTCTACTTATTCAACTAGGTTGATATAATTGGCTGTGAAGTTGGTGCATCATTGATCGCTGCTACTACTTATTCTACTGGATTAAACTCTTTCGTTCCATTAAAAATTGGAATTAAATCATCCAAATACAACATTATGCATGtgtaaaacataattaaattgtTCAAATGGATAATATATAAAACTCATAAGataatcaaattatttaaattattcaaaTGGATAATAAACCCAAATATAATATAATCAAATAGTTCAAATATATGGAAATAAAATCCAAATTTTAAGAAacaatattatatttaattaactgATGATTGTCAGTTCGTGAACATATCATTCTCAAGCATATCTCTCCTTCAGTCCAAGAAGGATTGGTCTCATAATGTTTGATCAAATCATCATGACTTTCATTTGACTCAAGGACATCAACCTCAGTTTTTATTGAATCAATTATCATTTCAGACCTTATGAAATTATGAAGAATACAAGAAGTAGAAATAATCCTATATTGAGTCTTAACAGAAAAAAGACTTATCTCTCAATATAGCCCATCTAGCCTTTTAAATATCAAAGCATCTCTCAatgcaatttttcattttttatattaAAGTATTTTTTTGTTATCGTTGGTTAATAACCTTACCTCCATTCAATTAAGTGGTACCTTTGACCTCTATATGGTGTCAAAAATTCTTTCCTATTTGTGAATCCagcatcacacaaataataacaacacacacacacatatatatataaacgaaATATTTGTTAACTAATATCCTATGACTATTATTTTATGATAattataacttaattaacttgAGGAATTTTCAAGTCATTCCTCCTACTAATAGTATCCCTTAAAACTCTACCATGACCATCTTCCGCAAATCCTTCCCAACCCATTAGAACATAGCTAAATTGCATGTTCGATGTGCATATACTTAAGACATTGGTTGCAATTTCATCTTTTCTGATTTGATACCTAGGTCTATCACAACTGGGGCATTGCCCTTAATATAAGTCCCATCTAATGCTCCCAAACAACTCTAAACTCAAAGAagtaacataaaattaaattaatatattatgtacattaaaatgattaaaaaataaatttatgaaaattatCTACATGTACCTTAAACTATTCCCACCTCTCATCCACATAATTTTTTAGGATTGGTTCTGCCTTCCTAAGCAAAATATGTTGTAACCTTAGAACATAGttcaaaactaaataaaattgtcTACTACCTGTCTCACCACATCTAGCTGCTTGACATTTGAGGACCTTATTCTTCACACCATGTGCAATAACATGAAGAAAAGTATTACAAATTCATTAATTGACATATTTCTATTTCCTTTCAATTTTTCATGAATCTTTAGCAAATAAAGTTTGGCTAAACACCTTCTATCCATCCTACAGTTATCAACACATTATCGATCACTATGAAAAACCATCTCATTTAAGTTTATAGATCTAATGTTATCTACACAATGCTTGATGAGCATATGATATACTCCTCCAAACCTAGCACTCCTCTTAAACAATTGTCAACAATAAAAGCATAAATATCTTGCTTTCCTCCATCTTCATGCGCATAATGCCTGCCTTAGTAACAACTGAGTCATATCAACCTATCAAGTAAAAAGGACATTGAACCAAACAAGAATTTGCAGTGTGGAAAATCCCAAAACAGAAGAAGGTAGAACAAGGGAGTTAAAAGCCCAAAAAATTAAACCAGGAACTTACCTCTTCGCCGACATTAAGCTTATGAAATGAATGGATCTAGAGATGTGAGACTAGTTGGCATTTTCAAAGCAAATGGAAATGAAGGAGATTTATGCAAAAAGGGAGAAACAATCAGCTAAGGATGTGGTTATATATAAGACAAATTGAGATTTAATAAAACTTTAGATATATTTTTGTCTGAAAGGGCAAATATTAGaggatatttttgaaatttttttattaacccCGAAATCACGTAAAACCTAATACTTCTAAGGTAATCTACATTCCAGGTTATATGTGCCCATTTAATTTACTGTCGTGCCGGACATGCTCTATTAGTTGAGAATCACTCATTACTTGAATCAAGCAGGGTTAAATAACACATCTTAGATAGATAATCAAGATTTTCAATAATAACATTCAACCAAACATGCCCTAAAATTTCTCTACCAGAGCATTTTGTATTTCTTTATTGAGGATAGAGTTGATATTATCAAAATTGGCATTGACAATTCTTGGAAAATTACTTAAACAATGATTTATTAACCATCTAAAGCTACAAGTCTTGCATTGTTTTGTTACAGATGAATGCCTTGCATTGCAATCATATATGAATTTTTTTAGTTGGACAAATTCAGTGTGGATTAACTGACAGGAAAACAATCAACTCATGAGTCTATTATTTAGTTATATAATTCTTATTTTCTCGTTGAATTTTCAACTGAATAGTGCACCATCAGCAACTGTAAATcttcatttaaattttatttcatttgaatatttctattctttttcttaaaCTTGTTCACACTTAATTTTCTCTATATCTCTTAAACAAGTAAACGACAATGAGGGTGGTGAGGCTTTCCACGAAGATACACACCAACAATGGTGAGTTTTCTACTACTTTTTTGAGTAGACCTTGACTTGAGCATCCACTTGCTGATTACGATCGCTTAATATTTATTAGTCATTTTGTTTAAGATtgattgaatattttttttaaaaaaaaaaatctttccctCACAAAATGCCCTTTGGAGAGGAGGTTGACCTAGTACAATTTGCCCCCTTTTAAGTAATTTAAGGTCTCTTTATCCCTTCAGGCACGACAtgctttagaaaatttataaatgtaCCAGTAGCACTAAAATATTcatttaaggaaaaaaaaaataacttaacaaTGCATATTAAATGATACGATGCATGATGATGAGATTCGGTAAAAAGAGATAATCAGAAATTAAAatgacgtgacagtcagaagtcaagaaaaTATGATAGTCAGAAGTTAAGGAGAACGTGACAGTCAACAGATATGGAACAACGTCAGCAACCAAATTCCTGACCGAGTTCCTACAAACCGGGACTCCAGATTTGAGACACCTCGGTAGACAGTCTAATGATAGCTGACCAAAATTTGACGGGTTAGGCTCTCACAACCTGGCCGTACCTAGGCCCGATGCTCTCGGTAAGCTAAAACTCCCGGTCAGTTAACTCCTAGTCAGCACTTGGACTATCTCTCCACGGCCTTGGCCTCCCAAGGTCTAGGCCAAGCGTTATACTCGGCTGATCATCCAAGGCTATCCTATTCCTTCCTGATCAGGACAGAAAGCGCTACAGGACAAtaaggtcagggaatcgtaatcgcctatcagagaataactgcAAGTGTCAGGAAATATTCCAACGATCTGCAGTCACCTGCGAATGAAACTTCCTTCAGGCTATAGAAGGATGTCACGTGTCCCATATCACTCGATAAGTCCTGCCACCCGATATTCTCTGACATCAATCAGACTTCAgaaggtacgcactgtcatatatAAAAAGATAGGACCTCTCCCTTTTGCAGGTACATTGTCTCGCatattcgcacttgtcttctactttctttcttcttcgtacactgttcttctggggaaaaagtacctgacttgagcgtcggatctGCTCCGAAGACCTTTTCTCTAGTTTCGGACCTCTAAcatccgtgtgcttgtctgagtgtgcgcagagctcagGTATCACCGCCTCAGCCATCGTCGTCCGTTAACACTACGTGGGAGTCCATTTTTGAAAACGTATACGGAAAAGATGTCTCAGTCGTCCCTCCATCAATATTCATAATAGCTCATTCATCTTTCATCTGACTCAAATTCTGGACAAATCAGTAAATATGCCACATATACAGCAAGGGAGAATTGAAACGATGAAAATAAGCCTGCACGGTAGAGATGTAGCTGTTTGGTCAGCCATTAGGTGGAACTTTTTATACAAGTAGACGACGTATGGGAGATGTTAAATTGGAGTAAGCATGATTACGTCTATTTCAAACGTTTTTTATCATCAGTTCTcaagttatataaagaaaaataactcaGTCAATTTATAGCCGAACACCAATCTCGATCGCATTCTCCATGAAATTA
This genomic stretch from Zingiber officinale cultivar Zhangliang chromosome 7A, Zo_v1.1, whole genome shotgun sequence harbors:
- the LOC122000595 gene encoding cleavage stimulating factor 64-like, with the protein product MAASVGSQHRCVFVGNIPYDATEEQLIQICEEVGPVASFRLVFDRETGKPKGYGFCEYKDEETALSARRNLQGYEINGRQLRVDFAENDKNADRSREQGRGGPGLASSADVQKQPAGAPNLSDSLHQPIGFPSAATAGNVMSSALSGAQTSNAQNVLLSQSGMGNDPLTHYLSRLSRQQLLEIMSEMKTLTTRCKPLVRQFLQSSPQLTKALFQAQIMLGMVTPQTIAGIGQTSSQALSGQLSKGSENQLPVTSHTPGNLQQALLPLQQIHVQPQYQLPPLPQNQVLVANAADKTGVIAVPSRWPQSIGSVPVQPQQILQRHPPLPQLPVPTAVASLAHNTPLALPNMHLQQSNLSHLTSQPGSSSGPVQVSTSSGVQASTWPSALKKRGLDVGLADQTRMSGNLSEQNTYPVKFQKLEDQTGATQKVSNPAVNSASLQKLGTSAATRSQVTPDIVHSQKPTLQLSSDVESALLQQVLSLTPEQLSSLSLEQQQQVIHLQKMLSHK